In Bacillus sp. KH172YL63, one genomic interval encodes:
- a CDS encoding ABC transporter permease, with protein sequence MRIKGFVIRILQQLLRDKRTLALMFLAPLLILSMLSLVFDSKDYEAKVAIVDLPQQLEAKFDSKDFETYSSADQALKDVKNGELDGYISFEDPASPSITIEGSDPTVNGAVMKKIQTLFPTGSNNLSDDVNYVYGNKDMEMFDSFGPVLLGFFVFFFVFLISGVSFLRERTTGTLERLLASPVKIWEMVISYVIGFGIVTLLQASLISWYSIYVLDMMMMGSFFHVLIIIVSLSFTALTLGILLSAFAKNELQMMQFIPIVVVPQIFFSGLFNLDTISDWLSWIGPVTPLYYAAEALRDVMIRGAAFEDLLFYLAVLIGFSLLFIILNVAALRKYRKI encoded by the coding sequence TTGAGAATTAAAGGATTTGTCATTCGCATCCTCCAGCAGCTCCTCCGGGATAAACGTACACTGGCACTGATGTTCCTTGCACCACTTTTGATCCTCAGCATGCTGTCACTTGTATTTGACTCTAAGGATTATGAAGCCAAGGTAGCCATCGTGGATCTCCCACAGCAGCTAGAAGCAAAATTCGATTCTAAGGATTTTGAAACCTATTCAAGTGCTGATCAAGCTTTGAAAGATGTGAAAAACGGCGAGCTTGACGGCTATATATCTTTTGAGGACCCTGCATCCCCTTCAATCACCATTGAAGGAAGTGACCCTACCGTCAACGGGGCCGTCATGAAGAAGATCCAAACCCTGTTCCCAACAGGCTCAAACAACCTGTCAGATGATGTGAACTATGTGTACGGAAATAAGGACATGGAAATGTTCGATTCCTTCGGTCCGGTGCTCCTTGGATTCTTTGTCTTTTTCTTCGTCTTTTTAATCAGCGGGGTATCTTTCCTGCGGGAGCGGACGACAGGAACACTTGAAAGGCTGCTCGCTTCCCCGGTGAAAATTTGGGAAATGGTCATCAGTTACGTCATCGGCTTCGGGATCGTGACACTCCTGCAGGCATCCTTGATTTCCTGGTATTCGATTTATGTGTTGGACATGATGATGATGGGAAGCTTCTTCCATGTGCTGATTATTATCGTGTCGTTATCCTTCACTGCCCTGACGCTGGGAATATTGTTGTCGGCTTTTGCCAAGAATGAATTACAGATGATGCAGTTCATTCCGATCGTGGTCGTTCCACAGATTTTTTTCTCCGGGTTATTCAACCTGGATACGATATCCGACTGGCTCAGCTGGATCGGTCCTGTCACGCCCCTTTATTATGCTGCTGAAGCACTTCGGGATGTGATGATCCGGGGAGCTGCATTTGAGGATCTGCTCTTTTACTTAGCTGTCCTGATCGGGTTCTCTTTACTCTTTATCATCCTGAATGTTGCAGCCCTGAGAAAATACCGTAAAATATAA
- a CDS encoding BCCT family transporter — translation MGNRTYLNKVFWISAIIVSILVVFGAAFPKLFASGANAAFQFTTYSFGWFYLSAVFFFVLFLLFLMGSKYGKIRLGKDDERPKYPFFTWIGMLFSAGFGIGLVFWGIAEPMSHFFETPIPGVEAQTEEAARLAMGYSFFHWGISQWSVFTIVGLIIAYFQFRKGENGLVSTSLSPMIGKGKRTQGIKNTIDILAVIATVMGVATSLGLGILQINGGLNAVFGISDGTLSQLLIVLILLILYLASSTTGLDKGIKWLSNLNLSLALLLMLFVFIVGPTVFILNTFTLGIGDYISNFIRYSLRLTPYQGGTWVQDWTIFYWAWVIAWSPFVGAFIARVSRGRTIREFIIGVLVVPPLIALMWIAVFGGTALHLDLFNGTSIAEGVNKDVTSALFTTYGELPFTMVLSVLSILLIFTFLITSADSATYILSSMTTEGSMNPPMVVKIVWGVLIAAIAAVLLLSSGLEGLQTASLVSALPFTLILILMCVTLFRLLRSELKKKDRAAKK, via the coding sequence ATGGGTAATCGTACATATTTGAACAAAGTTTTTTGGATTTCTGCCATCATCGTATCTATTTTGGTTGTGTTCGGGGCTGCTTTTCCGAAGCTTTTTGCTTCCGGGGCAAACGCTGCTTTCCAATTTACAACCTATTCGTTTGGCTGGTTTTATCTTTCTGCCGTCTTTTTCTTCGTACTCTTCCTTCTTTTCCTGATGGGGAGTAAATACGGGAAAATCCGTTTGGGAAAAGATGATGAACGTCCGAAATATCCATTTTTCACATGGATCGGCATGTTATTCTCGGCTGGATTCGGGATCGGCCTTGTATTCTGGGGGATAGCCGAGCCGATGAGTCATTTCTTTGAAACGCCGATACCGGGTGTGGAGGCGCAAACAGAAGAAGCGGCCCGCCTTGCCATGGGCTATTCCTTCTTCCACTGGGGCATCAGTCAGTGGTCGGTGTTTACGATTGTCGGATTGATCATTGCTTATTTTCAGTTCAGGAAGGGAGAGAACGGACTCGTTTCCACTTCCCTGTCCCCTATGATCGGGAAGGGAAAAAGGACGCAGGGAATCAAGAATACCATCGATATCCTTGCTGTCATCGCCACCGTCATGGGGGTTGCAACTTCCCTTGGGCTTGGGATCCTCCAGATCAACGGAGGGTTGAATGCAGTATTCGGCATAAGTGACGGCACCCTTTCTCAATTACTTATTGTGCTCATCTTACTCATCCTTTATCTCGCTTCATCCACCACAGGTCTCGATAAAGGGATCAAATGGCTCAGTAACCTGAATTTATCATTGGCCCTTCTATTGATGTTGTTTGTCTTCATCGTCGGTCCTACCGTGTTTATTCTAAATACGTTCACACTTGGAATCGGCGACTATATTTCGAACTTCATCCGTTACAGCTTGCGCCTGACTCCATACCAGGGAGGCACCTGGGTACAGGACTGGACCATCTTCTATTGGGCATGGGTCATCGCCTGGTCACCATTCGTAGGGGCTTTCATCGCCCGGGTATCCAGGGGACGGACTATCAGGGAATTCATCATCGGGGTCCTGGTCGTTCCGCCGCTGATCGCCCTCATGTGGATTGCAGTCTTTGGAGGGACAGCCCTTCATCTTGACCTGTTCAACGGCACCTCGATTGCCGAAGGGGTGAATAAAGACGTGACGAGCGCCTTGTTCACGACCTACGGGGAGCTCCCATTCACAATGGTTCTGTCCGTGCTGTCCATCTTACTGATCTTTACTTTCTTGATCACTTCCGCCGATTCTGCGACCTATATTCTCAGCAGCATGACGACGGAAGGGAGCATGAATCCTCCGATGGTAGTCAAGATTGTCTGGGGTGTGCTGATCGCGGCGATCGCGGCAGTATTGCTGCTTTCGAGCGGGCTTGAAGGCTTACAAACCGCCTCCCTCGTTTCCGCGCTGCCTTTCACACTCATCCTCATCCTGATGTGTGTGACCTTATTCAGGCTTCTACGGAGTGAACTGAAGAAAAAGGACCGCGCCGCCAAGAAATAA
- a CDS encoding SDR family NAD(P)-dependent oxidoreductase has protein sequence MIDQHILITGATGGIGYETAKGAVQAGAKVTITGRNEDKLKELQDACGDPDKVLSYKADLTSDDDRKKLLAAAEEVHGPITGLVNSAGIGGGDIVESLSEDDLRNIMELNYFSLVQLSQDVYRKMKELKKGSIVNISSLSGLRGTHGNSAYSASKFAVTGFTQAFAHEAIEHQVRVNAVCPGYVDTEMGRNAIQSKGEREGRSYEEQLKVAEESIPSGRLTSPVEVANTIVYLLSDAAGNIVGESVKISGGSVMR, from the coding sequence TTGATTGACCAGCATATCCTCATCACTGGAGCGACCGGCGGCATCGGGTATGAAACGGCGAAAGGGGCGGTTCAGGCGGGAGCAAAAGTCACGATCACCGGCCGGAACGAAGATAAGCTGAAGGAATTGCAGGACGCATGCGGGGATCCGGATAAGGTCCTCTCCTATAAAGCAGACCTTACGAGCGATGATGACCGGAAGAAGCTGCTGGCAGCGGCCGAAGAAGTTCACGGCCCCATCACGGGACTGGTGAATTCTGCCGGGATTGGCGGTGGTGATATCGTGGAAAGTTTGTCAGAAGATGATTTACGAAACATCATGGAACTCAATTATTTTTCATTGGTCCAGCTTTCTCAGGACGTCTACCGGAAGATGAAGGAGCTAAAGAAAGGCTCGATCGTCAACATTTCTTCTCTGTCCGGACTGCGTGGTACCCATGGAAACAGTGCGTACAGCGCTTCAAAGTTTGCGGTGACCGGATTCACCCAGGCCTTTGCCCATGAGGCGATTGAACATCAAGTGCGGGTGAACGCCGTCTGTCCAGGCTATGTTGATACAGAGATGGGGCGTAACGCCATCCAGTCGAAAGGGGAACGTGAAGGGCGGAGCTATGAGGAACAGCTGAAAGTGGCTGAGGAAAGCATCCCTTCCGGCCGGTTGACCTCACCTGTCGAAGTCGCGAACACGATCGTGTATCTATTGAGCGATGCTGCCGGGAACATCGTCGGCGAGTCGGTGAAAATCTCAGGCGGCAGTGTCATGCGCTGA
- a CDS encoding putative holin-like toxin, with product MDTFEVISLMLSFGMFVIAILKYKDHDENKNS from the coding sequence ATGGATACATTTGAAGTCATTTCTCTGATGCTCAGCTTTGGGATGTTTGTGATTGCCATCTTGAAATATAAAGATCATGATGAAAATAAGAATTCGTAA
- a CDS encoding N-acetylmuramoyl-L-alanine amidase family protein has product MPIIVLDPGHGGTDPGATGNGLQEKNLTLTIGQKVKQRLEATYIVDVRMTRETDRYVGLSERAAYANSLGAAYFVSLHHNAGGGTGFESYIYPGTGSSETGRRQDVLHGEIMTFLSGYGVRDRGQKEANFAVLRETAMPAILLENLFIDTVNDANLLKNPTFISGLSNAVATGIAKALNL; this is encoded by the coding sequence ATGCCAATCATTGTACTCGATCCTGGACACGGAGGAACCGACCCAGGTGCAACCGGTAATGGACTTCAGGAAAAGAATCTCACCTTAACGATCGGACAAAAAGTGAAGCAAAGGCTCGAAGCAACCTATATCGTCGATGTCAGAATGACGAGGGAAACGGATCGATACGTCGGATTATCTGAGCGTGCAGCCTACGCGAACAGTCTTGGAGCAGCTTACTTTGTCTCCCTCCACCACAATGCAGGCGGTGGCACCGGCTTTGAAAGCTATATTTATCCAGGGACAGGTTCTTCTGAAACCGGCAGGCGCCAGGATGTCCTCCACGGAGAAATTATGACATTCCTCTCAGGTTACGGCGTTCGGGACCGGGGCCAGAAGGAAGCGAACTTTGCCGTGCTGAGAGAAACGGCCATGCCGGCCATCCTGCTAGAAAATCTCTTTATCGACACGGTGAATGACGCGAATCTATTAAAAAATCCAACCTTCATTTCCGGTCTATCTAACGCGGTCGCAACAGGCATCGCCAAAGCGCTGAATCTCTGA
- a CDS encoding sigma-70 family RNA polymerase sigma factor, translated as MDSLISKFYRHYPHLKQNKAVDSFISQPNNQEMIEDFLEQPSAHKEDRLNEAFKAHYFDIRFTSYVSSSLYFHSVNFDKSARKYSERHPLTLDNKENQEGGAFVDLIPDPAADIAPFTNFSTLTECLENEGLLKAFESLTDRQKHILDLAYVQEFSDTDIAKVLGVSQQAVSKVHRKALRTLKTILEKGES; from the coding sequence ATGGATTCGTTGATTAGTAAATTTTATCGTCATTATCCTCATCTCAAACAGAATAAAGCCGTTGATTCCTTTATCAGCCAACCGAACAATCAGGAAATGATAGAAGATTTCTTAGAACAGCCGAGCGCCCATAAGGAAGATCGACTAAACGAAGCATTTAAAGCCCATTACTTTGATATCCGCTTTACCTCTTATGTCAGTTCATCCCTCTATTTTCACAGTGTAAACTTTGACAAGTCTGCAAGGAAATACAGTGAAAGGCACCCTTTGACATTGGATAACAAAGAGAATCAGGAAGGCGGGGCATTCGTCGATCTTATCCCTGATCCTGCTGCTGACATCGCACCTTTCACGAACTTTTCGACTTTGACAGAGTGCCTGGAGAATGAAGGGCTGCTGAAAGCATTTGAATCGCTGACCGACAGGCAGAAACATATACTAGATCTCGCTTATGTGCAGGAATTCAGTGATACAGACATCGCCAAGGTGCTTGGCGTATCCCAGCAGGCTGTCTCGAAAGTTCACCGAAAAGCATTGCGCACATTAAAAACCATTTTAGAAAAAGGAGAATCATAA
- a CDS encoding nucleoside hydrolase encodes MFSIKKIILFSDTGIDDAIALIYALKNPALDVVAIVSGFGNTDRNKSYRNAEYLLKLAGRSDIPVIAGSTGPLNGDEPEYFPDIHGVEGLGPILPPVPEEKYRYKTNFSKLFKLIKHRDEITIVNVGRCTSLAIAWLLSPEVMGLVKETYLMGGAFLVPGNVTEVAEANFFGDATAADIVCRHAPNLTVIPLNVTRKALLTPGEVDFIASRARTPLDRIIKPLLDFYYNAYQQLEPGIPGTPQHDLSAVMAAVPVDGLFTYEKRTIRVQHEGSYANGLSIADFRPGSRDCFGTDCSRIAVEINENIFTQNVLDVLTKKAE; translated from the coding sequence GTGTTTTCTATTAAAAAAATCATACTATTTTCAGATACCGGCATAGATGATGCGATTGCCTTGATCTATGCCTTGAAAAATCCGGCCCTTGATGTGGTGGCGATCGTGAGCGGCTTCGGTAATACCGACAGAAACAAGAGCTACCGTAATGCTGAATATCTATTGAAGCTGGCCGGCAGGTCGGATATTCCGGTCATCGCCGGAAGTACCGGTCCTTTGAACGGGGACGAGCCTGAATACTTTCCTGATATACACGGTGTCGAAGGTCTCGGACCGATTTTGCCGCCGGTGCCTGAGGAAAAGTACCGGTACAAAACCAATTTCAGTAAGCTGTTTAAATTGATTAAACATCGGGATGAGATTACGATCGTCAATGTAGGGAGATGTACGTCCCTTGCGATTGCATGGTTGCTGAGTCCTGAGGTGATGGGATTGGTGAAGGAGACGTATCTCATGGGAGGTGCATTCCTTGTTCCCGGAAACGTGACTGAAGTCGCCGAGGCGAATTTCTTCGGGGATGCAACAGCAGCGGACATTGTGTGCAGGCATGCGCCGAACCTGACCGTGATTCCCCTCAATGTCACAAGGAAAGCATTGCTTACCCCAGGGGAGGTTGATTTCATCGCTTCTCGGGCAAGGACCCCGCTCGACCGCATCATCAAACCGCTCCTGGATTTTTACTACAATGCCTATCAGCAACTGGAGCCGGGGATTCCAGGGACGCCCCAGCATGATTTGTCCGCCGTCATGGCAGCGGTGCCGGTAGACGGACTCTTCACCTACGAAAAAAGAACAATCCGCGTCCAGCATGAAGGGAGCTATGCCAACGGATTAAGCATCGCCGATTTCAGGCCCGGAAGCAGGGACTGCTTCGGGACAGACTGTTCACGGATCGCAGTCGAAATCAATGAAAATATTTTCACACAAAATGTATTAGACGTTTTAACAAAGAAAGCAGAGTGA
- a CDS encoding TetR/AcrR family transcriptional regulator, with translation MLEDDNLFKHLFDQEEKLTDKQQKIVEAAIEMFAEKGYAATSTSQIAKKAGVAEGTIFRHYKTKKDLLLSIVSPTMAKMIAPFVIRDLNKVLDAKYDRYEDFLKALLLNRHEFLKDNMTAFRILIQEIPFHPELKEQFKEHIAEKVFEKLIRLVDLYKEKGQIIDLPTPAVVRFSATSIFGLLLVRYLFLPEADWNDEKEIEMTVEMVMKGIGKE, from the coding sequence ATGTTAGAAGACGACAATTTATTCAAGCATCTCTTCGATCAGGAAGAAAAATTGACCGATAAACAGCAGAAGATTGTGGAAGCGGCCATTGAAATGTTCGCTGAAAAAGGCTATGCCGCCACCTCAACCAGTCAGATCGCCAAAAAAGCAGGCGTCGCAGAAGGAACGATTTTCAGGCATTACAAAACGAAGAAGGATCTCCTTCTGTCCATCGTTTCGCCTACGATGGCTAAAATGATCGCCCCGTTTGTAATCCGGGATCTCAATAAGGTGCTCGACGCCAAATATGACCGGTACGAAGATTTTCTCAAAGCGCTTCTTCTCAACCGACATGAATTCCTGAAGGATAATATGACCGCTTTTAGAATCCTCATCCAGGAGATTCCGTTCCATCCTGAACTGAAGGAACAGTTCAAAGAACATATCGCGGAAAAAGTGTTCGAAAAACTCATCCGCCTGGTGGATCTTTATAAAGAGAAAGGCCAGATTATAGACTTACCCACCCCGGCAGTCGTACGCTTTTCGGCCACCAGCATTTTCGGACTGCTCCTTGTCAGGTATCTCTTCCTTCCAGAAGCTGACTGGAACGATGAGAAGGAGATCGAGATGACGGTGGAGATGGTGATGAAGGGGATTGGAAAAGAGTAG
- a CDS encoding short-chain fatty acid transporter codes for MKALISLSNKIMQRYLPDPFLFVVILTLAVFGLGLLFTDSTSLQMVEYWGNGFWSLLAFSMQMVLVLVTGYVLASSPLFKKFLGFLAGFAKSPGSAIVIVTLVSMMASWINWGFGLVIGALFAKELAKRVKGVDYRLLIASAYSGFVVWHAGFSGSIPLSIATNDHPFQDLIGVISTSETIFATSTLIIVLALFIILPITNRMLMPSKEETVTVDPEIFHETAASLEKAALTPADRLENSRSLSIIVSVLGIAFLFSYFVQKGFAINLDIVNFLFLFLGILFHGTPKRFLASVQEAIKGASGIVIQFPFYAGIMGMMTASGLAVVMSEAFVSISNDVTFYFFAFLSAGIVNFFVPSGGGQWAVQAPIMLDAAQTLDASVAKTAMAVAWGDAWTNLIQPFWALPALAIAGLKAKDIMGYCVIILIISGVVISMGLLFL; via the coding sequence ATGAAAGCACTTATATCATTATCGAACAAAATCATGCAGCGCTATCTGCCTGACCCATTTTTATTCGTGGTCATTCTGACGCTGGCCGTTTTTGGATTGGGGCTGCTTTTCACCGACAGCACAAGCCTTCAGATGGTTGAATATTGGGGGAATGGTTTCTGGAGCCTTCTTGCCTTTTCCATGCAGATGGTCCTCGTTCTCGTGACCGGATACGTTTTGGCCAGCAGTCCATTATTCAAAAAGTTCCTGGGTTTTCTTGCCGGGTTTGCGAAGTCACCCGGTTCTGCCATTGTGATCGTCACGCTCGTGTCGATGATGGCAAGCTGGATCAACTGGGGATTCGGACTTGTAATCGGGGCATTATTTGCGAAAGAATTGGCGAAACGGGTGAAGGGCGTCGATTATCGATTGCTGATTGCGAGTGCCTACTCCGGATTTGTTGTCTGGCATGCCGGGTTCTCCGGATCGATCCCGCTGTCGATCGCCACAAATGATCATCCATTCCAGGATCTCATCGGGGTCATTTCTACAAGTGAAACGATTTTTGCAACATCGACGCTGATCATTGTTCTTGCTTTATTCATCATCCTGCCAATCACCAACAGGATGTTGATGCCTTCTAAAGAAGAAACGGTCACCGTCGATCCTGAAATCTTCCATGAGACGGCTGCCTCACTCGAGAAAGCAGCGCTGACGCCTGCCGACCGCCTCGAGAACAGCAGGAGCCTGTCGATCATTGTCTCTGTGCTCGGGATTGCCTTTTTATTCTCATACTTTGTTCAAAAAGGATTCGCCATCAACCTTGATATCGTCAATTTCCTCTTTTTATTTCTCGGGATCCTTTTTCACGGGACACCGAAAAGATTCCTGGCTAGCGTCCAGGAAGCCATTAAAGGGGCGAGCGGCATCGTCATTCAATTTCCGTTTTATGCGGGCATCATGGGAATGATGACTGCTTCAGGGCTTGCCGTTGTGATGAGTGAGGCCTTCGTGTCGATTTCAAACGACGTCACCTTTTATTTCTTCGCCTTCCTCAGCGCCGGAATCGTCAACTTCTTCGTCCCGTCCGGAGGCGGACAGTGGGCCGTACAGGCACCAATCATGCTCGATGCAGCCCAGACCCTCGATGCCTCTGTGGCCAAAACCGCCATGGCCGTCGCCTGGGGAGATGCATGGACCAACCTGATCCAGCCATTCTGGGCATTGCCTGCTTTAGCCATCGCCGGATTGAAGGCAAAGGATATCATGGGGTATTGCGTGATCATCCTGATCATAAGCGGTGTGGTCATTTCAATGGGTTTATTATTCTTATAA
- a CDS encoding PQQ-dependent sugar dehydrogenase, translating into MRNRKSIIGIIVIGLLLLSGCQSGQQNVQQEESESAIKPSVEATVIADNLSIPWEIQKWDDVFYLTQRTGGIVEVKDGKKSFVTTKFSQPLSKRPEAGLLGFVLDPDFGGAGEAFAYYTYEDDGDSYNRVVKLRRSGNQWIEEDVLLDRIPSGQYHHGGRLGIGPDHKLYITTGDATEKENAQDISYLGGKILRMNLDGSIPEDNPFKGSYVYSYGHRNPQGLVWTEDGNLYETEHGPNGYDEINLIEAGSNYGWPEVTGDERSKSMTSPLAHSGEPSWAPSGIDRWHQDLLFASLAGQSVKVFDSETRKVTELLTGFGRVRDVRVEGDFLYFITNNTDGRGIPREKDDTLYKVDLTSFSLEE; encoded by the coding sequence ATGAGAAACCGTAAATCTATAATCGGGATAATCGTCATTGGGCTCTTACTGCTCAGTGGATGCCAATCAGGACAGCAGAATGTACAGCAGGAAGAAAGTGAATCAGCCATCAAGCCAAGTGTGGAGGCGACCGTCATCGCAGACAACCTCTCCATCCCCTGGGAGATCCAGAAATGGGATGATGTTTTCTACCTTACCCAAAGGACCGGAGGCATTGTCGAAGTAAAGGATGGTAAGAAGTCCTTCGTCACGACCAAGTTTTCACAACCCTTATCCAAGCGTCCGGAAGCAGGGCTGCTGGGATTTGTACTTGACCCTGACTTTGGTGGAGCCGGGGAAGCCTTTGCCTACTATACGTACGAGGATGATGGGGACAGTTACAACCGGGTGGTCAAATTGAGGCGTTCCGGAAATCAATGGATCGAAGAAGACGTGCTGCTCGACAGAATACCAAGCGGCCAATATCATCACGGAGGGCGGCTCGGGATCGGTCCCGATCACAAGCTCTATATCACAACCGGAGATGCAACGGAAAAGGAAAATGCTCAAGACATTTCATACCTGGGCGGCAAGATACTCCGCATGAATCTGGACGGGAGCATTCCGGAGGATAATCCCTTCAAGGGTTCCTACGTCTACAGTTACGGACATCGAAACCCTCAAGGCCTCGTATGGACTGAGGACGGAAATCTGTACGAAACAGAGCATGGACCGAACGGCTATGATGAAATCAACCTGATCGAAGCCGGCAGTAATTATGGCTGGCCGGAGGTGACAGGGGATGAAAGAAGCAAATCAATGACTTCCCCGCTCGCCCATTCAGGAGAGCCTTCTTGGGCGCCGTCAGGTATCGACCGGTGGCATCAGGATCTTCTATTTGCTTCCCTGGCCGGTCAAAGCGTGAAAGTTTTTGATAGTGAAACACGAAAAGTTACAGAACTGCTCACCGGTTTTGGCAGGGTCCGTGATGTAAGGGTTGAAGGGGATTTCCTATACTTCATCACAAATAACACCGATGGCCGGGGCATCCCCCGTGAGAAGGATGATACGTTGTATAAGGTGGATTTGACGTCTTTTTCATTGGAAGAATAA
- a CDS encoding D-Ala-D-Ala carboxypeptidase family metallohydrolase, protein MNWTRTLRQGDSGSDVKELQIRVAGWAAGSPSKTHVAVDGAFGPGTEAAVKRFQSAYGLSADGVAGPNTHSQLNALEDSDGSTVHFSFSEFHSKDGSGFSGGNVGSTQVKENVRRLMYKLEALRKKLGNPPVVINSGFRSIAHNKSVGGASNSMHTYGIAADVDPSGHTPSQVAEVAKTCGFSGIIKYSTFVHNDSRIEYPYGAASYYWD, encoded by the coding sequence ATGAATTGGACAAGAACATTACGACAAGGTGATTCAGGAAGTGATGTAAAGGAACTTCAGATCAGGGTTGCAGGATGGGCGGCAGGTTCCCCTTCCAAAACTCATGTGGCGGTCGATGGTGCATTCGGACCGGGTACGGAGGCTGCTGTGAAACGATTCCAAAGTGCATATGGTCTGTCGGCTGACGGTGTAGCCGGACCGAATACCCACAGCCAGCTGAACGCCCTTGAAGACAGTGATGGTTCGACGGTCCACTTTTCTTTCAGTGAATTCCACTCCAAGGACGGAAGCGGGTTCTCAGGAGGAAATGTCGGCTCAACTCAAGTGAAGGAGAACGTGCGACGACTCATGTACAAGCTTGAAGCCCTCCGCAAAAAATTGGGGAATCCGCCAGTCGTCATCAACTCCGGTTTCAGAAGCATCGCCCATAATAAAAGCGTAGGCGGCGCTTCGAACAGCATGCACACCTACGGGATCGCAGCCGATGTCGACCCATCAGGACATACCCCTTCCCAAGTGGCAGAAGTCGCCAAGACATGCGGATTCAGCGGCATCATCAAGTACTCGACCTTCGTCCATAACGACAGCCGCATCGAATATCCATACGGCGCTGCGTCATATTACTGGGATTAA
- a CDS encoding YvrJ family protein translates to MDYSVFVQLLGNFGFPIAVTLFLLVKLEKKLEKLEHAIHALSKSFSENDK, encoded by the coding sequence ATGGACTATTCCGTGTTCGTTCAACTGCTCGGAAATTTCGGATTCCCCATTGCCGTCACACTCTTCCTATTGGTAAAGCTTGAAAAGAAACTGGAAAAGCTTGAACACGCCATTCATGCCCTGTCAAAATCATTCAGCGAAAATGATAAATAG
- the sda gene encoding sporulation histidine kinase inhibitor Sda: MTSLTKLTEEQLANIYQLAQEEGLEEEFLEMLEGELERRESVR, encoded by the coding sequence ATGACATCTTTAACGAAACTGACAGAAGAACAATTGGCTAATATCTACCAATTAGCCCAGGAGGAAGGGTTGGAAGAAGAGTTTTTAGAGATGCTGGAAGGTGAGCTGGAGAGAAGGGAAAGTGTCCGCTAA
- a CDS encoding Cof-type HAD-IIB family hydrolase gives MITSITTDMDGTLLNELQEISAANKQAILDAQERGVEVIVATGRSYEEARYVIADAGISCDIICANGAEVRNKEGEIVYQAAIEDALAKNITSALRETGVYFEIYTDQGTYTEDEEMGIELIVDIYTTANPDISREQVRQAARERFEKGHIQVVEDYAVVLEDASKLVYKFLVFSYDKKTLTEANEKLQNISGVAISSSGKENLEVNSIDAQKGVALENLLRDKGLSVEDAMAMGDNLNDLSMMKVVGRPVAMGNALDQIIEFCPITTATNKEDGVAKAIQEALQPERM, from the coding sequence ATGATTACAAGTATTACGACAGATATGGACGGTACGTTATTAAATGAGTTGCAGGAAATCAGCGCTGCCAATAAGCAAGCGATCCTCGATGCACAAGAGCGGGGAGTAGAAGTGATCGTCGCAACAGGCAGGTCGTACGAAGAAGCCCGCTACGTCATAGCGGACGCAGGGATTTCCTGTGACATCATTTGTGCAAACGGCGCTGAAGTCCGAAATAAAGAGGGGGAAATTGTCTATCAAGCGGCGATCGAGGATGCACTGGCAAAAAATATCACATCAGCCCTGCGTGAAACAGGCGTCTACTTCGAAATATATACAGATCAGGGGACGTATACAGAGGATGAAGAGATGGGGATCGAACTCATTGTCGACATTTATACGACGGCCAACCCGGACATCAGCAGGGAGCAGGTGAGACAGGCTGCGAGGGAACGCTTTGAAAAAGGCCACATCCAGGTTGTCGAAGATTATGCAGTCGTTCTTGAAGATGCTTCAAAGCTAGTATATAAGTTCCTTGTCTTTTCCTATGATAAGAAAACATTAACGGAAGCAAACGAGAAATTACAGAACATTTCAGGCGTTGCCATCAGTTCATCAGGTAAAGAAAACCTGGAAGTGAACAGCATAGATGCACAAAAAGGTGTGGCGCTGGAGAATCTACTACGAGACAAAGGGCTGTCAGTGGAAGATGCCATGGCCATGGGAGACAACCTTAATGACCTTTCGATGATGAAGGTGGTTGGAAGACCGGTGGCGATGGGAAATGCCCTCGATCAGATTATAGAATTCTGCCCGATCACCACGGCAACAAACAAGGAAGACGGCGTCGCCAAAGCGATCCAGGAGGCACTTCAACCAGAGAGAATGTAA